Below is a window of Congzhengia minquanensis DNA.
CAAGCCGCGGCAAGGCGCTGAAATTATCATACTGCCCCGGATGTGCCAAAACTGCTTTCCCGCCGGCTGAAACAATACATTCCACCGCATCTTCAGGGCTTGCCGCTAAAAAAGAAAGCGCCGCAATGCCCGGCGTGCCATCCGCCTGTTTTTTAAAGAGGGTTTTGTACAGCGTGCCGTAGAGCTCCGTGCACAGCTCCGCATCAATCAAAACCTGCATAATATATTGCTTGCATAAATCCCCATTTGGGCCCGCCATTGTCTGAACGCGTTCTTCAGATACCGGATATCCGGCGCGCTGCAAGGCTCTGGTGCTTTCCAGAACCGCCTGGTTTCGCGCCAAACGAATTGGACGGCAAAACAGTTCCACTTTTTGCCGTCCATCTGCCGGTATTTCATAGCCAAGCAAATGCAGCGGACGGCCATCCTGCTGAATACAGCTAATCTCAATTCCGCTATAAACGGGAAAATCAAGTTTTTTCCCGGCGCGCTCCAGTTCCTCTATTCCGGATAACGTATCATGATCCGTCAGTGCAATTCCTGATAATCCCTTTTGTATAGCGCTCTGTACCAATTCAAATGGAGAAAGTTCACCGTCTGACCAATGAGAATGCGTATGCAAATCCCACATATTCCGCACCTCCTCTTTTCACAGGAGTTCTGCTAACGCTTCTGAAGCATACTCCATTTTATAATCTTTTGGCACCATTTTTCTCTCCCGCATCTCATACCGCCAGTCAGCCAGCGTCTGTATTGCAATTTCGTCGTGGAAAACACCCACCATGGCCGTTCCTTCCGCTTTCAAATCGAGAATCATGTTCATAACCCATTCTTTGCTATGGGCATCCAATGATGCAGTCGGCTCATCCAGCAGAAGCAGACGTGGTTTTGTAATCAAAGCATTTGCAATATTAAGCCGCTGCTTTTCTCCGCCGCTGAAAGTAGCGGGATACATATCCCAGAGCTTAGGCGATATGCCCACTTTTTCTAAATACTCGGCAGCCCGTTCCCGTGCAGTTTTCACATCCACTCCGCGCCCGGTTTGCGTATTTGTTAAAATATCCAGTGCTGAAACCCGAGGAATCACACTGAAAAACTGCGATACATAGCCCAGTTCTGTTTCCCGCAGGTGAATCATTTCCCACGGTTCGGCCGTTGCCAAATCTATCACGCTGCCGTCCTTACACGTATAATGAACATGACCGCCAGTGGGCATATAGGTTCGGTAAATACATTTGAGCAAGGAAGATTTTCCGCAGCCGCTCGGCCCGGTAATTGCCACCAGTTCTCCCGGTTTAGCAGAAAAATCCACCGCATCAAATCCATAGATTTCCGCTTCCGAGCGGATATGCATGATAAAATTTTTAGATAACTCACATATTTGTAACATGAAATACATTTCCTCCGTTCTCATTGAGTTTTCTGCGTATCTCCTCCGGAAAAAAAGGAAGACACTGGTTATAAAGGGCTTCTGTACGATACGCACAGACAAAATAGCTCTTGTCCGGAAGTGCGGCGGCCGCAATGCGGCACCCTCTGCCAAGAAGTATTGCCTGCGCCGCTGCGAAGTCCCACAATTTCAAATGGGAATTAACATACAAGCCGGATTGTTCCTCCGCAATGCCGCACAGCTCCAGCGAAGCGCAGCCCAAATAACGCACGCCGCGAAACTGTTCCGCCAGCGCAAAAGGGTCAGAACCCTGACGGGCAAAATCCCGCATGGTTTTAAATCCAATATGTAAAATCCCTTCCTTCGCTGTTTCCTCATCATCCGGCGCATGGTTCTGCGGCGAATCGCCGCTTTCGTAAAGCCGCCCGTTTTCTACATCTAAAATATAGCCATACATTGGATTCCCGTTGTGTAAAAGTGCAACCGATATGGCATAATCTCTGCCAAATTGACAATAATTCGTGGTTCCGTCAATGGGATCAATCACCCATTTCCAGCAAGATGTCCCTTCCCTGCACATATTTTCTTCTCCAACAATGCTGTGTTCGGGATACTGTTTCGAAATCTGCTCGCACAGATAACGCTGCGCCCAGATGTCATGGTCGGTCACAATATCGCTGTGCCCTGTCTTTTCCTGTATCGAGAAATTATGCTGACGCCGTTTCTCCCTCAATTGTTCACCGCAGCAAAGAACCAATTTCTTTGCAAAGCTATACAAATCAGTCATCGTGAACACCATCTTCTCCGACAAAATTGTTGCGGTAATGGATTTTGGTTACCTCCTCGCCGTTGATAAAGACTGACAATATAACCGGAACGGCTCCTTTCTTGCTGACCAAAAGCAAATCTGCATAGTTGCCCGGTTCTATAGAGCCGAAACGGTCGTCCATTTTAACCGCTTTGGCCGGATTATAGGTCGCCATGTTTACTGCTTCGGGAAGGCTGCATATTCCCTGTTCATACAATTGAAATACAGCATGTAAAATCGCTGCCGGAAAATAATCGGATACCAAAATATTGGCGCAGCCATTTTTGATCGCTTCCAGCGCAGATAAGTTATTGGAATGTGAGCGGCCCATCAAAATATTGGTAGCCCCTACCACCACCTGCATACCTCTGCTATGTGCATCCTTTGCAACTGCAAGCTCAACCGGAAATTCACATATTTGCGCATGCAGGCTATTGGTGACATAGTCCAGTTTTTCCGAGCTGTCATCATCATGGGAAGCAATGGGAATGCCGGCCTCTTCTGCCATATCAGCCGCCTGTGCAAGCTGCTCTGCCGTTAGTTTGGTCTGGTTCATTCTCTCTTGAATCAGCCGTGCTTTTTCCTGATCGCTGTGTTCCGGGCTCATAACCTGATTTTTGAAAAACTCTAAATCACGGTACTGTCCCTGTCCGGGCGTATGGTCCATAAAGGACAGCAGCTGCATATCCCTGTTTCGGATAAAGTCAAGCAGCATTGCATAGCCAACTGTATTGGTAATTTCATATCGG
It encodes the following:
- a CDS encoding PHP domain-containing protein produces the protein MWDLHTHSHWSDGELSPFELVQSAIQKGLSGIALTDHDTLSGIEELERAGKKLDFPVYSGIEISCIQQDGRPLHLLGYEIPADGRQKVELFCRPIRLARNQAVLESTRALQRAGYPVSEERVQTMAGPNGDLCKQYIMQVLIDAELCTELYGTLYKTLFKKQADGTPGIAALSFLAASPEDAVECIVSAGGKAVLAHPGQYDNFSALPRLVDAGLGGIEAFHPKNDVQDTEKCLELAKKYGLFLTGGSDFHGKYGEGEQLGECGAAYVPFSKDVKKAGEV
- a CDS encoding inositol monophosphatase family protein produces the protein MTDLYSFAKKLVLCCGEQLREKRRQHNFSIQEKTGHSDIVTDHDIWAQRYLCEQISKQYPEHSIVGEENMCREGTSCWKWVIDPIDGTTNYCQFGRDYAISVALLHNGNPMYGYILDVENGRLYESGDSPQNHAPDDEETAKEGILHIGFKTMRDFARQGSDPFALAEQFRGVRYLGCASLELCGIAEEQSGLYVNSHLKLWDFAAAQAILLGRGCRIAAAALPDKSYFVCAYRTEALYNQCLPFFPEEIRRKLNENGGNVFHVTNM
- a CDS encoding phosphonate C-P lyase system protein PhnL, which produces MLQICELSKNFIMHIRSEAEIYGFDAVDFSAKPGELVAITGPSGCGKSSLLKCIYRTYMPTGGHVHYTCKDGSVIDLATAEPWEMIHLRETELGYVSQFFSVIPRVSALDILTNTQTGRGVDVKTARERAAEYLEKVGISPKLWDMYPATFSGGEKQRLNIANALITKPRLLLLDEPTASLDAHSKEWVMNMILDLKAEGTAMVGVFHDEIAIQTLADWRYEMRERKMVPKDYKMEYASEALAELL
- a CDS encoding alpha-D-ribose 1-methylphosphonate 5-triphosphate diphosphatase, with product MQDIMIRNATVVLKDRVLNSGSVWIHGNRIQEISEKPDFAQQAPLAKQIDAEGAYLMPGFIDIHSDNIETVIQPRPQSMIDFELAMREQEKQLVNQGITTMYHSLTIMDVEALDEQKTAKKAQMRSPENLKRLVGLIRTFHEGDHLIRHRFHCRYEITNTVGYAMLLDFIRNRDMQLLSFMDHTPGQGQYRDLEFFKNQVMSPEHSDQEKARLIQERMNQTKLTAEQLAQAADMAEEAGIPIASHDDDSSEKLDYVTNSLHAQICEFPVELAVAKDAHSRGMQVVVGATNILMGRSHSNNLSALEAIKNGCANILVSDYFPAAILHAVFQLYEQGICSLPEAVNMATYNPAKAVKMDDRFGSIEPGNYADLLLVSKKGAVPVILSVFINGEEVTKIHYRNNFVGEDGVHDD